TAAGGGTCCCGGAAATCGATCACGTTCGCCAGCAAGCCGAGCAGCTCCTCGTTCACCTGACGGATCTCGGCGTTGGCGGCCATCAGGTCCTGGTTCAAGGCCTTCAGAGCGCGGATGTTGTCCGCCGTGCGATCGATGTACTGCTTCTGCGCGTACCGCACGATGAACAGCGGGACGAGGAAGGCGAAGACGCCGTACACCCCCAGGCCCGCATATGCGACGGCCAGCACCAGCGCCAGGAACCCCAGGGCGATGTAGTGCACCCACAGCCACTGGAACTGTTCCTTCCAGACCTGGATCGGATTGCGACGCTCATCCAGCGCCACCGCCGTGGAGACCAGACCCACGTTGATCGCGTAGTACACCCCCGCAGCCAGGGCGCTGGGCACGATCAACGCCAGTAGCGACCGAGCGTTGACCGGAACGCCCAACGCCTGGAACACCAGGCTGGCGGCCGTGCCGGCCAACATGTGAGCCGCCAGGTTGTACGCCGCCTGATACCACGGCGGCCGGCGGCGATAGGCGTGGGTCAGCGCGATGACCGGGGCCAGCGCGGCCACGCCAGGCGGTCCCAACAGGAACGCAGCCGCCAGCGACATCACGAAGCCCAGGGAAACGGTGCTGGCCATGTAGAGGTCCAGCGCCAAGCCCTCGCTGGCCCAGGCCAGCGCGATCAACATGATCAACGCCGTGAGATCGACCGAGGTCGCACGCGGCAGGTAATACACCATCAAAGCCGCCCCAGCGGCCACCACCACGGCGATCAGCGCCCACAGATCCCAGCTCGGCATATCCGACTTCGCCGCGCCGGCGATCACCTTGGGCTGCTCCGCCGGGGCCTTCTTCACCTCGGCGCTCTGGACGGGCGACGAGGACCGTTCCTCCTGCAGCCGCATGTCCACAGCGCTCGCCACGCATACCTGATTGCGCCCCCGGTCCTTCCCCAGATACAATGCCGCGTCCGCCCGACGCAGAAGATCGATGGGGGTTTCCGCGTCATCCGGATACGTGGCGACGCCCACCGTGATCGTCACGTGAATTGGCTTCCCGCCCTCCGACGGGGTGAGCGACAGCGCCTCCACCCGCTTTCGTATGCGCTCCGCAACGGCCAACGCCTCGTGGGTATCGCTGCCGGGCAGCACGACCACGAACTCCTCGCCCCCAAAGCGCGACACCACACCTCGCGGCCCCACGGTGGATCGGATCACGTCGGCCACCTGTCGCAGGACCTCATCCCCCACCAGGTGCCCATATGTGTTGTTGACCCGGCGTAGGCCATCCAGATCCGCCATCAACACGGACAGCGGCTGCCCCAGCTGCCGCGCCCGCCGCAGCTCCGTCTCCAATACGACGTTGCCATGTTTGGCGTTATACAGCCGGGTCTTGGAATCGACGCGCGCCTCCTCCTCCAGGAGCGGTATCCCCAACGCCCGGCGCACCAGGATCAGGGATACGAGGGAGAAGAGGCTCAGCGGCGGCAGGATCTGCCACAGCACGACGAGGCTCGCCCCGATACAGAGCAGGAGGAAGTCGGTGCTCATCCCCTCCACGTCAAACGTCGGGGCTTTCCAGGAGGCCACCCCCCGGACCAGGAGGATGCCCAAGGCCACCAACACGTGGTTCACGGTGACGTAAATCACCGCGCCGGTCAGAAGCCCCAGCTCCCCCTTCAGGGATAGCAGGCTGCCATCGCCCACGATGCTATAGCACACCTGATAGGCGAGCCATCCCGCCAGGAAGTGGGTAGAGGCGTTAAAGGCGGCGATATACCACCGCTGCCGCTGCCGCCACGCCGCAACCCCGTACGAGATCGCGATGATGATACCGGCCAGCCCCGGCCCGACCAGGAAGAACGCGGGGAAGATGAAGCCCAGCGCAGCATGATAGATGGAGTAACGGAGGGCGGCCACCCCGAATAGCCGGGCGACGATCGCCCCGATCAATAAGAACACAAAAGCCGCCCAGTCCACAGACTGCGCCGGGAGCGTAAGCACCTCGCTGATGAACCGGGCACCCACCAGGACCACGACGCCGCCCACGAAAAGCTGGGCCGACAGCGATATCTCGCGAAACGGCTGCGAGGATGGGGTCAGGGTCTTCTTCTCCGGATATACTTTCCATTGCTGCCCCATAAGTCTCGTTCCTCCATGCGATACGACGAAGGCTGCCCACCCTTGCATACAAGGCACGGGCGGGCAGCCTTTCGATCCTATAACGAGGGGAGAGGATCAATCGTCAAAGAAGTAAGCTCCCCAGTTCACGCCGCCCCAGTTTACGCCACCCCAATTCACACCACCCCAATTGACACCGCCCCAGTTCACGCCGCCCCAATTCACGCCACCCCAATTCACACCGCCCCAGTTCACGCCATCCCAATAGATCGGCGTATCCGGCGGGGTCAGGAACTGGCTGATCTGAATGCCCACGTTGGCCGATTCCGTGGTGGACATCTCCAACGCCCGCTTCACGCTCAAATAGCCATACCCGGCCCGGGCGGGATCCATGCCCGGCCAGGAGCGGGCGGCCATCCACAACCGATACTTCACCTGGTCCGGCGTGAGCTCGGGCTCCTCCTCCAGCAGCAGCGCCACGGCGCCCGAGACCACGGCCGTGGAGGCGGAGGTCCCGGAGAAGCGGATGTACCACTTATCCACGATGGCCTGCGGATGCTCCTTGCGGAACACCGACCGGGGAGCCAGGGTCGTCACCAGGCGAAGGCCCGGCGCCACCAGATCGGGCTTCACCCGCCCGGCCTCATCCACACCCCACGCGGACCATGCGGGGATCGTGTCATCCTGGATATCCGGGGTGCCCTGCTCGTCCGCGGCGCCCACCGTGATGACGAACGGATCGTTGGCGGGCGGGTACAGGATGCCGTCGCCGCCGTTGTTGCCCGCGGCCACCACGACCACGAAGCCGTTGAACCACATGACCTCAACCGCGGCGTCCAGGGGGCTCTCGTGGTAGGATCGCGGCGTCGCGCCCGTGACGGAGAGGTTGATGACCCGCACGTTCAGCTCATCGCGATGATCGTACAGCCATTGCAACCCCGCGACCAGATCCGACTCATAGCCCGTCCCATCATCGCCGCCGACCTTCACGCTGACCAGGTTCACCCGGGGCGCGATGCCGATGTACTTCCCACGGGAGATCGCCCCATCGCCCCCGATGATGCCCGCCACCGCGGTGCCATGTCCATAGAAATCGTTCACATGCGGGCTGATGGTCGATGTGCTGACCCGCACCTTCAGCCGGGTGCCTCGTCCCTGGCCAAAGTCGCTCCGGATACGTCCCTTCGCCGTCCTCTTCTCAACGCCACTGTCTACAACCGCTACGGTCACCCCCTGCCCGAGTATCCCCTCCATCCAGGCGGGAATCGCCTCCACGGACAGGTTATACGTATTCTTCAACCTCTTCACATCGTCATCATCGTCATCATCATCATCGTCGTCGGCCAGGCGTGCATGACGAACCAATGGCCCATCCACGGTGACCGCGCGCACGCTCGGATGGGCCGCCAGCCTCTCCAACGCATACTGGGGCACCAGCGCCACAAAGGAGTTGATCAAATGCAAATCCGCCAGAACCTGGCCGCCCAGAGAACGGGTGAACGCCTCCGCCGCCGGGCTGGTATCCGCCCGCTGCACGATCACGCGTATCGGCTCGCCCAGATCACCCGCAACTGCTGGCGCTGCGCTCCCCACGATAGACAACAACAGCGCCAGAATTAACGCCATGCGGAACACCCATTGCCACATGGCAGTGGACCTTCGACCACCCAGAGATGCAGAAGTCACGGTCATTATCCCCTCCCTTACACGCCAGCAGTCCGGTGAGATCTCTTGCAGCAGCTAGGCACCCATCGGTGCCACCCCTTTTACAATCACTCCCATTATACTCGGAGAATTTACGGATTGTCTACGGGTAGATTGAGCAACACAAGGTATAATGACTGGTATTTTCGTCCCAGTGACCGTGGGAGAGCACCCTAAAGCATATCTGAGACATCCCCCCGCCCCTGCCGCGGAGAGGCCCGGAGGGGCGGCGCCCCTCCGAAACCCCTCTCTCACATCGACATACATGGCACAATGCGGGACGTACGGCTGTGCGCCTCCACACCACGGCGCTGAATTCAAGTGGGGACACGGCGCGCCGTGCCGCCACAACACGCGGCCAGGAAAGCGGAGGGATCTTCTCCACACCCCCTCCCGTGGGGCATGTCGCAGGGGAATGCCCCCGGCACCTTGCCGGTATGTTCAGATACGCCCCGCAGGAGCGGGAAGGCTACACGGACACCTGCGGTCGACGCAACGGCTCGGGCATGGTAGCCCGCAACTGCTGGTACACCTCGGGAGTGGCCCGCCCGCCGGCCGCCTCCAACGCGATCAGCCAGGCCCCGATCACCGGCTCGAACTCCGGGACGATGATGCGAGCCCGCGGGGCCACGCGATGCACCGTCGCCCGGATGACATCGAAGAGCAACGGCCCCTTCCCTTTGAAGATGCTCCCGCCCAGCACCACCTCCACATCCGTGTCCTCAAGCCCCAGACGGCGGATGATCGTCCCGGCCGTGATCCCCACCTCCTCGCCCTGCATGGTGATCAACTCCTGGGCGACCGGGTCCCCTCGGTAGGCGGCCTCAAAGATCAGGGGCGGCAGCTGATAGATCTTCGACCGCACATCGCCCTCATAGAGGGCGTGCAGCAGGGCCTCCATATCCTCCAGCCCGAACTCCTCCAGGATCATCTCCGTCAGCATCGTCTGCGGGCCGCGTCCGTCCCATGCCCGCATCACGCGGCGGATCGCCTCCCGTGCCAGATCGCCGCCGCCCCCCCAATCGCCTGAGTGCCACCCCAGGCCGGGGAACACGATCTCAGTCCCATCCGGGCCACGCCCGGCCGCGTTGGTGCCCGATCCGCAGATCACCGTCACCCCCCACGGCCGACTGAGCCCTGACCGCAGGGCGGCCATGGTGTCGTTCTTGACCGTGATCTCCTGCGCCAGCCCCAAGGCGCGCACCGCCGGGATCAGCATGGCGTAATCCTGGGGGAGATCGGCGCCGGCCAGGCAGAAAGCCCCATGAGCGATCTGCTCCCCCCGCAGGCCAGCCTGCTCCAGCGCCTCCTCCCCCGCCCGGCGATACTCGGCGATCACGGCCTCCAGGCCCGGCCCCTGGTGATTCCCCGGGCCACCGCGGCCAAACCCCAGGATACGCCCCTGCTCATCCCCCACCACGCAGAACGTCTTCGACGCGCCCGCGTCCATACCCAGGAAGTAGCGCATATCCCCCTCCTCCACGCCAGATCCCGTCAGGAAGATTTCGAGCTCTCCCCGAAGAACTGGGGGAGGAACGGGCGATTCGCCTCCAGGAGCGCGTCGAGCAGCCCCTGGGCGACGGAGAACGACGGCACCAACGGATGCGCCAGCAACGCCTGCAGAGCGGCACGTCGGTCGCCCTCCGCACCCGCCTTGGCCGCCAGCACCTCATACGCCTTCACCTGCTGGGTCAACCCCAGGATCTCGGGCGCCATGGGGGCCGTCACCAGGGGACGAGCGCCGCCCGCCCCCACCACGCATGGGATCTCCACGACCACATCCGGCGGGAGATCGGGCACGGCGCCCCGGTTCAACGTGTTGACGACGTGCACCTCCTTCTTATCGTTCTC
Above is a window of Chloroflexota bacterium DNA encoding:
- a CDS encoding S8 family serine peptidase; amino-acid sequence: MTVTSASLGGRRSTAMWQWVFRMALILALLLSIVGSAAPAVAGDLGEPIRVIVQRADTSPAAEAFTRSLGGQVLADLHLINSFVALVPQYALERLAAHPSVRAVTVDGPLVRHARLADDDDDDDDDDDVKRLKNTYNLSVEAIPAWMEGILGQGVTVAVVDSGVEKRTAKGRIRSDFGQGRGTRLKVRVSTSTISPHVNDFYGHGTAVAGIIGGDGAISRGKYIGIAPRVNLVSVKVGGDDGTGYESDLVAGLQWLYDHRDELNVRVINLSVTGATPRSYHESPLDAAVEVMWFNGFVVVVAAGNNGGDGILYPPANDPFVITVGAADEQGTPDIQDDTIPAWSAWGVDEAGRVKPDLVAPGLRLVTTLAPRSVFRKEHPQAIVDKWYIRFSGTSASTAVVSGAVALLLEEEPELTPDQVKYRLWMAARSWPGMDPARAGYGYLSVKRALEMSTTESANVGIQISQFLTPPDTPIYWDGVNWGGVNWGGVNWGGVNWGGVNWGGVNWGGVNWGGVNWGAYFFDD
- a CDS encoding diguanylate cyclase translates to MGQQWKVYPEKKTLTPSSQPFREISLSAQLFVGGVVVLVGARFISEVLTLPAQSVDWAAFVFLLIGAIVARLFGVAALRYSIYHAALGFIFPAFFLVGPGLAGIIIAISYGVAAWRQRQRWYIAAFNASTHFLAGWLAYQVCYSIVGDGSLLSLKGELGLLTGAVIYVTVNHVLVALGILLVRGVASWKAPTFDVEGMSTDFLLLCIGASLVVLWQILPPLSLFSLVSLILVRRALGIPLLEEEARVDSKTRLYNAKHGNVVLETELRRARQLGQPLSVLMADLDGLRRVNNTYGHLVGDEVLRQVADVIRSTVGPRGVVSRFGGEEFVVVLPGSDTHEALAVAERIRKRVEALSLTPSEGGKPIHVTITVGVATYPDDAETPIDLLRRADAALYLGKDRGRNQVCVASAVDMRLQEERSSSPVQSAEVKKAPAEQPKVIAGAAKSDMPSWDLWALIAVVVAAGAALMVYYLPRATSVDLTALIMLIALAWASEGLALDLYMASTVSLGFVMSLAAAFLLGPPGVAALAPVIALTHAYRRRPPWYQAAYNLAAHMLAGTAASLVFQALGVPVNARSLLALIVPSALAAGVYYAINVGLVSTAVALDERRNPIQVWKEQFQWLWVHYIALGFLALVLAVAYAGLGVYGVFAFLVPLFIVRYAQKQYIDRTADNIRALKALNQDLMAANAEIRQVNEELLGLLANVIDFRDPYVYNHSEQVAAYAVAIAQEMGLSSTQIDTLRRAAMCHDVGKVGIPDAILNKPGRLTDEEYHVVKEHVNIGAELLESSHVLHRLIPTVRHHHERWDGTGYPDGLAGEQIPLEARILAVADAVETMASDRPYKRGMSPDQILEELQRCAGTHFDPAVVTAFVRVIEREGKDFIVNSARRVSPDRRVQWVPQPSLAPG
- a CDS encoding ATPase, coding for MRYFLGMDAGASKTFCVVGDEQGRILGFGRGGPGNHQGPGLEAVIAEYRRAGEEALEQAGLRGEQIAHGAFCLAGADLPQDYAMLIPAVRALGLAQEITVKNDTMAALRSGLSRPWGVTVICGSGTNAAGRGPDGTEIVFPGLGWHSGDWGGGGDLAREAIRRVMRAWDGRGPQTMLTEMILEEFGLEDMEALLHALYEGDVRSKIYQLPPLIFEAAYRGDPVAQELITMQGEEVGITAGTIIRRLGLEDTDVEVVLGGSIFKGKGPLLFDVIRATVHRVAPRARIIVPEFEPVIGAWLIALEAAGGRATPEVYQQLRATMPEPLRRPQVSV